A genomic region of Xanthomonas campestris pv. phormiicola contains the following coding sequences:
- a CDS encoding DeoR/GlpR family DNA-binding transcription regulator has translation MTDAADALPQERQQAILQRLREHGRVVATELAAAFAVSEDSIRRDLRDLAAQGLCRRVYGGALPPTPGFAPLPQRHEEHAERKRALAQAAAALVRPGQVLLIDAGSTNSAIAAALPLRQRLTVITNAPDIAQLLMPREGVEILLIGGRIDPRIGAAVGAQALQQLRQVRADLCFPGACAIDAERGLWGVDGEEALFKRAMIEASGETAVVVTVDKLGAHAPHLVAAVAAIDHLVVEHDAAQARCAPFLAQALQVHRADAPAPPQRAK, from the coding sequence ATGACGGACGCCGCCGACGCGCTGCCGCAGGAACGCCAGCAGGCGATCCTGCAACGCCTGCGCGAGCACGGCCGGGTCGTGGCCACGGAGCTGGCCGCGGCGTTCGCGGTGTCGGAGGATTCGATCCGCCGCGACCTGCGCGATCTCGCCGCGCAGGGCCTGTGCCGCCGCGTCTACGGCGGCGCGCTGCCGCCCACGCCCGGCTTCGCGCCGCTGCCGCAGCGGCACGAGGAACACGCCGAGCGCAAGCGTGCGCTGGCGCAGGCGGCCGCCGCGCTGGTGCGCCCCGGGCAGGTGCTGCTGATCGACGCCGGCTCCACCAACAGCGCCATCGCCGCCGCGCTGCCGCTGCGGCAGCGCCTGACCGTGATCACCAATGCGCCGGACATCGCTCAGCTGCTGATGCCGCGCGAAGGCGTCGAGATCCTGCTGATCGGCGGCCGGATCGATCCGCGGATCGGCGCGGCCGTCGGCGCGCAGGCGCTGCAGCAACTGCGCCAGGTCCGTGCCGACCTGTGCTTTCCCGGCGCCTGCGCGATCGATGCCGAGCGCGGGCTGTGGGGCGTGGACGGCGAGGAAGCGCTGTTCAAGCGCGCGATGATCGAGGCCAGCGGCGAGACCGCGGTGGTGGTCACCGTGGACAAGCTCGGCGCGCATGCGCCGCATCTGGTGGCCGCGGTGGCGGCGATCGACCATCTGGTGGTGGAGCACGATGCGGCCCAGGCGCGGTGCGCGCCGTTCCTGGCGCAGGCGCTGCAAGTGCATCGCGCGGATGCGCCGGCGCCGCCGCAACGGGCAAAATAG
- a CDS encoding HAMP domain-containing histidine kinase has protein sequence MEQRSAALQRFLGGYARLARLPAPVPTAVALASLCTRVQRLLDDPRVRVEVDPQLRVHADADQLEQVLINLLRNALESGGSAPVALRARSDGATASIEVLDGGAGLPPSDNLFVPFFTTKPGGSGIGLVLSRQILEAQGASLSLETRADAAGSVATLRLPLAADGHGE, from the coding sequence ATCGAACAGCGCAGTGCGGCGCTGCAGCGCTTTCTCGGCGGCTACGCGCGCCTGGCCAGGTTGCCGGCGCCGGTGCCGACGGCCGTGGCGCTGGCCTCGCTGTGCACGCGGGTGCAGCGCTTGCTCGACGATCCGCGGGTGCGGGTCGAGGTCGACCCGCAACTGCGAGTGCACGCCGACGCCGACCAACTCGAGCAAGTGCTGATCAACCTGCTGCGCAACGCGCTGGAGTCCGGCGGCAGCGCGCCGGTGGCGTTGCGCGCGCGCAGCGACGGCGCAACCGCGTCGATCGAAGTCCTCGACGGTGGCGCCGGGCTGCCGCCCAGCGACAACCTGTTCGTGCCGTTCTTCACCACCAAGCCCGGCGGCTCGGGCATCGGCCTGGTGCTGTCGCGGCAGATCCTGGAGGCGCAAGGCGCCAGCCTGAGCCTCGAAACGCGCGCAGATGCCGCCGGCAGCGTGGCCACGCTGCGCCTGCCGCTGGCGGCGGACGGCCACGGGGAGTGA
- a CDS encoding acryloyl-CoA reductase has protein sequence MPLPASFPALRIHQDDAGYRAAVEPVGLDQLSPGEVVIRGAWSSVNFKDALAGTGQGKILRRFPLVGGIDVAGHVVASSDPAFKEGDAVLVTGCGLSETRDGGYSQYARLEAKWVVPLPAGLSLRESMVLGTAGFTAALALLRLLDNRQTPNHGPLCVTGATGGVGSLAIDIFSRAGFEVHAVSGKADRAEHLKALGASQVLGREALQTRRPLESVRFGGGLDNVGGAMLTSLLAQTAPYGNVASAGLAATPELDMTVMPFILRGVSLLGIGSAGTARDLRDRIWQQLGSDWKPRHLDAICTREVELSGLPEVFATMLAGQSFGRTVVRLDPAA, from the coding sequence ATGCCGCTCCCCGCCAGCTTCCCCGCTTTGCGCATCCACCAGGACGATGCCGGCTACCGCGCCGCGGTCGAACCGGTGGGGCTGGACCAGCTCAGTCCCGGCGAAGTGGTGATCCGCGGCGCCTGGTCGTCGGTGAATTTCAAGGACGCGCTGGCCGGCACCGGCCAGGGCAAGATCCTGCGCCGCTTCCCGCTGGTCGGCGGCATCGACGTGGCCGGGCACGTGGTCGCTTCCAGCGATCCGGCGTTCAAGGAAGGCGATGCGGTGCTGGTCACCGGCTGCGGCCTGAGCGAGACCCGCGACGGCGGCTACAGCCAGTACGCGCGACTGGAGGCCAAGTGGGTGGTGCCGCTGCCGGCCGGGCTGAGCCTGCGCGAGAGCATGGTGCTGGGCACCGCCGGCTTCACCGCGGCGCTGGCGCTGCTGCGCCTGCTCGACAACCGGCAGACGCCGAACCACGGCCCGCTGTGCGTGACCGGCGCCACCGGCGGGGTCGGCTCGCTGGCGATCGACATCTTCAGCCGCGCCGGCTTCGAGGTGCATGCGGTCAGCGGCAAGGCCGACCGCGCCGAGCACCTGAAGGCGCTGGGCGCCAGCCAGGTGCTGGGCCGCGAGGCGCTGCAGACCCGGCGCCCGCTGGAGTCGGTGCGCTTCGGCGGCGGCCTGGATAACGTCGGCGGCGCGATGCTGACCAGCCTGCTGGCGCAGACGGCGCCGTACGGCAATGTCGCCAGCGCCGGGCTGGCGGCGACCCCGGAGCTGGACATGACGGTGATGCCGTTCATCCTGCGCGGCGTGTCGCTGCTGGGGATCGGCTCGGCCGGCACCGCGCGCGACCTGCGCGACCGGATCTGGCAGCAGCTGGGCAGCGACTGGAAACCGCGCCACCTGGACGCGATCTGCACCCGCGAAGTGGAGCTGTCGGGCCTGCCCGAGGTGTTCGCGACGATGCTCGCCGGGCAGTCGTTCGGGCGCACCGTGGTGCGGCTGGATCCGGCGGCGTAG
- the pbpC gene encoding penicillin-binding protein 1C, producing MSQDVSAATLRARRTRRWTRLLPRPHWGRLHWRVLRWGTVALLATLLLLDLAFPLPLPKSRDTSTLVVAADGTPLRAFADGNGVWRYPATPQSVSPLYLQALLNYEDRWFWHHPGINPWALLRAGKQWVFSRRIVSGGSTLTMQVARILMPDNVSTRSPLGKLQQLLRALQLEAHLSKRQILQLYLERAPYGGTIEGVEAASWAYLGKPASRLSQAEAALLAVLPQAPSRLRPDRHPEAARAARDKVLERMVELQVWSRAQVDDARIEPVVARSLQSPMHAALLAERLRRQAPRAAHIVSTLDADLQRTLEDRVSAYFSQLPERTSAALLVVDNRDLQARAYIGSVVFGDRKRLGDVDMVQAWRSPGSTLKPFLYGMALDDGLIHSESLLVDAPQSFGDYRPGNFDEAFNGPVGAASALRLSLNVPAVDLLERVGPARFAARLNNAGIGLKFPRGSTPNLALILGGTGAQLEELVGAFAALNRDGIAGRVRYTAADKVIDRRLMSPGAAWIVREILEANPRPGYGIGTFDVGTRPRVAWKTGTSYGYRDAWAIGSTRRYTVGVWVGRPDGTPLPGQYGAVTALPLMFETIDSLPRARGDNAPRPMPGNVQQVDVCWPLGIAAEQTPPALCQRRFSAYALDGAVPPTFAERDARLWSAGRDTVQVDAHSGLRLSPDCARPHQAVQRELARWPALLTPWLHASERQAGQLPALAPDCRDDGRGGNDVLRIEGLNDRATLARAPGSPSVRLQVRALGTTAPVDWLLDGRWIARTEGARHFQRDFAEAGEHTLTALASNGAWTQVRFRVLH from the coding sequence ATGTCACAGGATGTCTCCGCCGCCACGCTCCGCGCGCGGCGCACCCGGCGCTGGACGCGCCTGCTGCCACGGCCGCATTGGGGCCGCCTGCACTGGCGCGTGCTGCGCTGGGGCACGGTGGCGTTGCTGGCCACGCTGTTGCTGCTGGACCTGGCGTTCCCGCTGCCGCTGCCGAAATCGCGCGATACCTCGACCCTGGTGGTGGCCGCCGACGGCACCCCGTTGCGCGCCTTCGCCGACGGCAATGGCGTGTGGCGCTACCCGGCCACGCCGCAAAGCGTGTCGCCGCTGTATCTGCAGGCGCTGCTGAACTACGAGGACCGCTGGTTCTGGCATCACCCCGGGATCAATCCGTGGGCGCTGCTGCGCGCCGGCAAGCAGTGGGTGTTCTCGCGCCGCATCGTCTCCGGCGGTTCCACCCTGACCATGCAGGTGGCGCGGATCCTGATGCCGGACAACGTCAGCACGCGCAGCCCGCTGGGCAAGCTGCAGCAGCTGTTGCGCGCGCTGCAGCTGGAAGCGCACCTGAGCAAGCGCCAGATCCTGCAGCTGTACCTGGAGCGCGCGCCTTACGGCGGCACCATCGAGGGCGTGGAGGCGGCCAGCTGGGCCTACCTGGGCAAGCCGGCGTCGCGCCTGTCGCAGGCCGAGGCGGCGTTGCTGGCGGTGCTGCCGCAGGCGCCGAGCCGGTTGCGCCCGGACCGGCACCCGGAGGCCGCGCGCGCCGCGCGCGACAAGGTGCTCGAGCGCATGGTCGAGCTGCAGGTGTGGTCGCGCGCGCAGGTCGACGACGCGCGCATCGAACCGGTGGTGGCGCGCTCGCTGCAGTCGCCGATGCATGCCGCGCTGCTGGCCGAGCGCCTGCGCCGGCAAGCGCCGCGCGCCGCGCACATCGTCTCCACCCTCGATGCGGATCTGCAGCGCACCCTGGAGGATCGGGTCAGCGCGTATTTCTCGCAGCTGCCCGAGCGCACCTCCGCGGCGTTGCTGGTGGTCGACAACCGCGACCTGCAGGCGCGCGCCTACATCGGCTCGGTGGTGTTCGGCGACCGCAAGCGGCTCGGCGACGTGGACATGGTGCAGGCCTGGCGTTCGCCCGGTTCCACGCTCAAGCCGTTCCTGTACGGCATGGCCCTGGACGACGGCCTGATCCATTCCGAAAGCCTGCTGGTGGACGCGCCGCAGAGTTTCGGCGACTACCGCCCGGGCAATTTCGACGAGGCCTTCAACGGTCCGGTCGGCGCGGCCAGCGCCTTGCGCCTGTCGCTGAACGTGCCGGCGGTGGACCTGCTCGAGCGGGTCGGCCCGGCGCGTTTCGCCGCGCGCCTGAACAACGCCGGCATCGGCCTGAAGTTCCCGCGCGGCAGCACCCCGAACCTGGCGCTGATCCTCGGCGGCACCGGCGCGCAGCTGGAAGAGCTGGTCGGCGCCTTCGCCGCGCTCAACCGCGACGGCATCGCCGGGCGCGTGCGCTACACCGCCGCCGACAAGGTCATCGACCGGCGGCTGATGTCGCCCGGCGCGGCGTGGATCGTGCGCGAAATCCTCGAGGCCAACCCGCGGCCCGGCTACGGCATCGGCACCTTCGATGTCGGCACGCGCCCGCGCGTGGCGTGGAAGACCGGCACCAGCTACGGCTATCGCGACGCCTGGGCGATCGGCAGCACCCGCCGCTACACGGTCGGGGTCTGGGTCGGGCGCCCGGACGGCACGCCGCTGCCCGGCCAGTACGGCGCTGTGACCGCGCTGCCGCTGATGTTCGAGACCATCGACAGCCTGCCGCGCGCACGCGGCGACAACGCGCCGCGGCCGATGCCGGGCAACGTGCAGCAGGTGGACGTGTGCTGGCCGCTGGGCATCGCCGCCGAACAGACCCCGCCCGCGCTGTGCCAGCGGCGCTTCTCCGCCTACGCGCTGGACGGCGCGGTGCCGCCGACCTTCGCCGAGCGCGACGCGCGGCTATGGAGCGCCGGCCGCGACACGGTGCAGGTGGATGCGCACAGCGGCCTGCGCCTGTCGCCGGATTGCGCGCGGCCGCACCAGGCGGTGCAGCGCGAACTCGCGCGCTGGCCGGCGCTGCTGACGCCATGGCTGCACGCCAGCGAACGCCAGGCCGGGCAACTGCCGGCGCTGGCGCCGGACTGCCGCGACGACGGCCGCGGCGGCAACGACGTGCTGCGCATCGAAGGGCTCAACGACCGCGCCACCCTGGCGCGCGCGCCGGGCAGTCCCAGCGTGCGCCTGCAGGTGCGTGCGCTGGGCACCACCGCGCCTGTGGACTGGCTGCTGGACGGCCGCTGGATCGCGCGCACCGAGGGCGCGCGCCACTTCCAGCGCGATTTCGCCGAGGCCGGCGAGCACACCCTGACCGCGCTGGCCAGCAACGGCGCGTGGACCCAGGTGCGGTTCCGGGTGCTGCATTGA
- a CDS encoding MFS transporter produces the protein MAAWAPMVPYVKARFALDDAALGLVLLAFGGGSILAMPLAGVLSHRVGSRAVMVASGLALCLGLPLVALAPTVPGMVAALLYFGAALGALDVAMNAHGVETETRAGRPVMSSFHGVFSVGGLTGAAAMSALLALGTPLLAATLAVSALLLALLLWQRAGLLAGAGGDPAQRTALRLPRGVVLVLGALCFICLLAEGAMLDWSAVLLREFHGMDTRYAGVGYALFSVAMAAGRFGGDRVVARIGQPAMLAAGASLAAGGLLLATLLQGVASGLLGYALVGLGVSNLVPILFGAAGRLPGTSPAVAIAALTTLGYTGLLAGPALIGFLAHASSLPTALLAVAGLLLLVVMGSRLLRH, from the coding sequence ATGGCCGCGTGGGCGCCGATGGTGCCGTACGTGAAAGCGCGCTTCGCGCTGGACGATGCCGCCCTGGGCCTGGTGCTGCTCGCCTTCGGCGGCGGCTCGATCCTGGCGATGCCGCTGGCCGGCGTGCTCAGCCACCGGGTCGGCAGCCGCGCGGTCATGGTCGCTTCCGGGCTGGCGTTGTGCCTGGGCCTGCCGCTGGTGGCGCTGGCGCCGACCGTGCCGGGCATGGTCGCCGCGCTGCTGTACTTCGGTGCCGCGCTCGGCGCGCTGGACGTGGCGATGAACGCGCACGGGGTGGAAACCGAGACGCGCGCCGGGCGGCCGGTGATGTCCAGTTTCCACGGCGTGTTCAGCGTCGGCGGGCTGACCGGCGCAGCGGCGATGAGCGCCCTGCTCGCGCTCGGAACGCCGTTGCTGGCGGCCACGCTGGCGGTGTCGGCGCTGTTGCTGGCGCTGCTGCTGTGGCAACGCGCCGGCCTGCTGGCCGGCGCTGGCGGCGATCCGGCGCAGCGCACCGCGTTGCGCCTGCCGCGCGGCGTGGTGCTGGTGCTGGGCGCGCTGTGCTTCATCTGCCTGCTCGCCGAAGGCGCGATGCTCGACTGGAGCGCGGTGCTGCTGCGCGAGTTCCATGGCATGGACACGCGCTACGCCGGCGTCGGCTATGCGCTGTTCTCGGTGGCGATGGCGGCCGGCCGCTTCGGCGGCGACCGGGTGGTCGCACGCATCGGCCAGCCGGCGATGCTGGCGGCCGGTGCGTCGCTGGCGGCCGGCGGCCTGCTGCTGGCCACGCTGCTGCAGGGCGTCGCCAGCGGCCTGCTCGGTTATGCGCTGGTCGGCCTGGGCGTGTCGAACCTGGTGCCGATCCTGTTCGGCGCGGCCGGGCGCCTGCCCGGCACCTCGCCGGCGGTGGCGATCGCCGCGCTGACCACGCTCGGCTACACCGGCCTGCTCGCCGGGCCGGCGCTGATCGGCTTCCTCGCCCACGCCAGCAGCCTGCCCACCGCGTTGCTGGCGGTGGCCGGGCTGTTGCTGCTGGTGGTGATGGGGTCGCGGCTGCTGCGGCACTGA
- a CDS encoding HAD family phosphatase, whose protein sequence is MPATPAHAPHTVIFDLGGVLIDWNPRYLYRQLFDDAAEMERFLAEVCSPQWNEQQDAGRPWREAVAELSALHPAHAERIAAYHQRWEETLGGPLEASVQILEELHAQGVRLYALTNWSQETFPVALQRYAFLQRFAGILVSGQERLVKPDPAIFALLLSRYGIDPARAVFIDDAPRNVHAAAAQGLHALQFRDAATLRAELRALGLPLRSAGSGA, encoded by the coding sequence ATGCCAGCCACTCCCGCGCACGCGCCGCACACCGTGATCTTCGACCTCGGCGGCGTGCTGATCGACTGGAACCCGCGCTATCTGTACCGGCAACTGTTCGACGACGCCGCCGAGATGGAGCGCTTCCTCGCCGAGGTGTGCTCGCCGCAGTGGAACGAGCAGCAGGATGCCGGCCGGCCGTGGCGCGAGGCGGTCGCCGAGCTGAGCGCGCTGCATCCGGCGCATGCCGAGCGGATCGCCGCCTATCACCAGCGCTGGGAGGAAACCCTCGGCGGCCCGCTCGAGGCCAGTGTGCAGATATTGGAAGAACTGCACGCACAGGGCGTGCGCCTGTATGCGCTGACCAACTGGTCGCAGGAGACGTTCCCGGTCGCGCTGCAGCGCTATGCGTTCCTGCAGCGCTTCGCCGGGATCCTGGTGTCCGGGCAGGAGCGGCTGGTGAAGCCGGACCCGGCGATCTTCGCGCTGCTGCTGTCGCGCTATGGCATCGATCCGGCGCGCGCGGTGTTCATCGACGACGCGCCGCGCAACGTCCACGCCGCCGCCGCGCAGGGCCTGCACGCGCTGCAGTTCCGCGACGCGGCCACGCTGCGTGCCGAGCTGCGCGCGCTGGGCCTGCCGCTGCGCAGTGCCGGGTCGGGCGCATGA
- the pilH gene encoding twitching motility response regulator PilH, producing the protein MARILIVDDSPSQLLGIQRIVEKLGHETLTATDGAAGVEAAKAALPDLVLMDVVMPNLNGFQATRTLRREPSTQNIPVILVTTKDQDTDRMWGMRQGARAYITKPFSEDELSEVIERVFSGEDGPKG; encoded by the coding sequence ATGGCACGCATCCTGATCGTCGACGATTCGCCGTCGCAGTTGCTCGGCATCCAGCGCATCGTCGAGAAGCTGGGCCACGAAACGCTCACCGCCACCGACGGTGCGGCCGGCGTGGAAGCGGCCAAGGCGGCGCTGCCGGACCTGGTGCTGATGGACGTGGTGATGCCCAACCTCAACGGTTTCCAGGCCACCCGCACGCTGCGCCGCGAGCCGAGCACGCAGAACATCCCGGTGATCCTGGTCACCACCAAGGACCAGGACACCGACCGCATGTGGGGCATGCGCCAGGGCGCCCGCGCCTACATCACCAAGCCGTTCTCCGAGGACGAACTGTCCGAGGTGATCGAGCGGGTGTTCAGTGGCGAGGATGGGCCGAAGGGCTGA
- a CDS encoding Hsp20/alpha crystallin family protein, whose amino-acid sequence MSIVRYRQLPAQAAFQNEIKQVFDRFFDPNGGTDESAVVTAQWVPRVDIKEEPERFVLYADLPGIDPAEIEVSMDKGILSIRGERKSESTADSERFSRIERRYGSFHRRFALPDSADPDNISATGYHGVLEVRIPKRPASTPRRIQVGSGATIVQ is encoded by the coding sequence ATGAGCATCGTCCGTTATCGCCAGTTGCCGGCCCAGGCCGCCTTCCAGAACGAGATCAAGCAGGTGTTCGACCGCTTCTTCGACCCCAACGGCGGCACCGACGAGTCGGCCGTCGTCACCGCGCAGTGGGTGCCGCGCGTGGACATCAAGGAGGAGCCGGAGCGCTTCGTGCTGTACGCCGACCTGCCCGGCATCGACCCGGCCGAGATCGAGGTGTCGATGGACAAGGGCATCCTGTCGATCCGGGGCGAGCGCAAGAGCGAGTCCACCGCCGACAGCGAGCGCTTCTCGCGTATCGAGCGCCGCTACGGCAGCTTCCACCGCCGCTTCGCGCTGCCCGACAGCGCCGATCCCGACAACATTTCCGCCACCGGCTACCATGGGGTGCTGGAAGTGCGCATCCCCAAGCGCCCGGCGAGCACGCCGCGCCGGATCCAGGTCGGCAGCGGAGCCACGATCGTGCAGTAA
- a CDS encoding DnaJ domain-containing protein, translating into MEFKDYYATLGVEPSAGDAEIKTAYRRLARKYHPDVSKEAGAEDKFKAINEAYEALRDPPKRAAYDQLRAQGYRPGEEFQAPPNYGGAQGYDFEEVFGNGGAGGGFSDFFESLFARQQRARQGGAGPGPGAGAAPRGDTRAKLAVPLEAVYAGDSVRITINGKQLDVRVPKGVRPGQVIRLSGQGNGGGNLLLEIEYAAHPQFEVDGLNILYTLPVTPWQAALGTSISVPTLGGAVELKIPPESDAGRKLRLRGRGLPGTPAGDQIVELEVLAPAPETEAQRKAYRSLAKAFGEAV; encoded by the coding sequence ATGGAATTCAAGGATTACTACGCGACCCTGGGCGTGGAGCCCAGCGCGGGCGACGCCGAGATCAAGACCGCCTACCGGCGGCTGGCGCGCAAGTACCATCCCGACGTCAGCAAGGAGGCCGGCGCCGAGGACAAGTTCAAGGCCATCAACGAGGCCTACGAGGCGCTGCGCGATCCGCCCAAGCGCGCCGCCTACGACCAGCTGCGCGCGCAGGGCTACCGGCCCGGCGAAGAGTTCCAGGCCCCGCCCAACTACGGCGGCGCGCAGGGCTACGACTTCGAGGAAGTGTTCGGCAACGGCGGCGCCGGCGGCGGTTTCAGTGATTTCTTCGAGAGCCTGTTCGCGCGCCAGCAGCGCGCGCGCCAGGGCGGCGCCGGCCCCGGTCCCGGCGCGGGTGCGGCGCCGCGCGGCGACACCCGCGCCAAGCTGGCGGTGCCGCTGGAGGCTGTGTATGCCGGCGACAGCGTGCGCATCACCATCAACGGCAAGCAACTGGACGTGCGCGTGCCCAAGGGCGTGCGGCCCGGCCAGGTGATCCGGCTGAGCGGGCAGGGCAACGGCGGCGGCAACCTGCTGCTGGAGATCGAATACGCCGCGCACCCGCAGTTCGAGGTGGACGGGCTCAACATCCTGTACACCCTGCCGGTGACGCCGTGGCAGGCGGCGCTGGGCACCAGCATCAGCGTGCCGACCCTGGGCGGTGCGGTGGAGTTGAAGATCCCGCCGGAGTCCGACGCCGGGCGCAAGCTGCGCCTGCGCGGCCGCGGCCTGCCGGGCACCCCGGCGGGCGACCAGATCGTGGAACTGGAAGTGCTGGCGCCGGCCCCGGAGACCGAGGCGCAGCGCAAGGCCTATCGCAGTCTGGCCAAGGCGTTCGGCGAGGCGGTTTGA
- a CDS encoding peroxiredoxin: protein MPIQPGERIPEVVLQRIREGVEQVDTRSLFDGRHALLFAVPGAFTPTCSEKHLPGYVEHFEEFRKRGIEVYCMAVNDPFVMQAWGKSQLVPDGLQMLSDGNGELAKALGLEMDASSYGMGVRARRFALYAEDGVVRALFVEAPGEFKVSAADYVLQHLPD, encoded by the coding sequence ATGCCCATCCAGCCCGGCGAACGCATTCCCGAAGTGGTCCTGCAGCGCATCCGCGAGGGCGTGGAGCAGGTCGACACGCGCAGCCTGTTCGACGGCCGCCATGCGCTGCTGTTCGCGGTGCCCGGCGCGTTCACCCCGACCTGCTCGGAGAAGCACCTACCCGGCTACGTCGAGCACTTCGAGGAGTTCCGCAAGCGCGGCATCGAGGTGTACTGCATGGCGGTCAACGACCCGTTCGTGATGCAGGCCTGGGGCAAGAGCCAGCTGGTGCCGGACGGCCTGCAGATGCTGTCCGACGGCAACGGCGAACTGGCCAAGGCGCTGGGCCTGGAAATGGACGCCAGCAGCTACGGCATGGGCGTGCGGGCGCGGCGCTTCGCGCTGTACGCCGAGGACGGCGTGGTCCGCGCGCTGTTCGTCGAGGCGCCCGGCGAATTCAAGGTCTCCGCTGCCGACTACGTGCTGCAGCATCTCCCCGACTGA
- a CDS encoding bacterioferritin has protein sequence MSNKPANDAKPLHNTTGLTDTATLRANARQSIEDGAITKSYSADREAVIKLLNDALATEYVCVLRYYRHYFMASGMLADSVKAEFLEHAQQEQEHAHKLAERIVQLGGEPDLNPDTLTARSHAEYKEGEDLRDMVKENLIAERIAIDSYREMINFVGDKDTTTKRILEQILAQEEEHADEFSDMLEGWIGK, from the coding sequence ATGTCCAACAAGCCAGCCAACGACGCCAAGCCGCTGCACAACACCACCGGCCTCACCGACACCGCCACGCTGCGCGCCAATGCGCGCCAGAGCATCGAGGACGGCGCGATCACCAAGAGCTACAGCGCCGACCGCGAGGCGGTGATCAAACTGCTCAACGACGCGCTCGCCACCGAATACGTGTGCGTGCTGCGCTACTACCGCCACTACTTCATGGCCTCGGGCATGCTCGCCGATTCGGTCAAGGCCGAGTTCCTGGAGCATGCGCAGCAGGAGCAGGAGCACGCGCACAAGCTGGCCGAGCGCATCGTGCAGCTGGGCGGCGAACCGGACCTCAATCCCGACACCCTGACCGCGCGTTCGCACGCCGAATACAAGGAAGGCGAGGACCTGCGCGACATGGTCAAGGAGAACCTGATCGCCGAGCGCATCGCCATCGACAGCTACCGCGAGATGATCAACTTCGTCGGCGACAAGGACACCACCACCAAGCGCATCCTGGAGCAGATCCTGGCCCAGGAGGAAGAGCACGCGGACGAGTTCTCCGACATGCTGGAAGGATGGATCGGGAAGTAG